In Cellvibrio polysaccharolyticus, a genomic segment contains:
- a CDS encoding ubiquinol-cytochrome c reductase — translation MNWLTGLWNWVDARLPVQRAWDTHMGKYYAPKNFNFWYFFGVLSLLVLVNQLVTGIWLTMSYTPTAEGAFASVEYIMRDVDYGWLLRYMHSTGASAFFVVVYLHMFRGLLYGSYKAPRELVWIFGMTIYLVLMAEAFMGYVLPWGQMSYWGAQVIVSLFGAIPVVGDELVQWIRGDYLISGITLNRFFALHVVAMPIVLLALVVLHLLALHEVGSNNPDGIEIKKNKDENGIPRDGVPFHPFYTVHDLVGISVFLFVFCFVIFFMPEMGGFFLEYANFEEANNLKTPEHIAPVWYFTPFYAILRAVNFDLGPLDSKFLGLIAMGAAIAILFVLPWLDKSPVKSMRYKGNFSRIALLVFAASFVILGYLGVKSPTDGRTILAQICTVIYFAYFIGMPFWTAREKTLPEPKRVQTKGLPLYMTLGGLVLFLVMVILPIKAVGAEGHFKCGAIECDEMVPDLTNQESLQRGAKYFVNYCMGCHSARFSRYERVADDLGIPHELMTENLIFTDQRIGDLMQISMRPAQAKMWFGAAPPDLSLVARSRSPEWLYTYLRNFYEDPTRPLGVNNRVFANVGMPHVMIGLQGLLQCGPGPKLAPGGGVLRDNLGNPEIDEHCGALVQGSIKGSMNTAEFDRAVYDLVNFLEYVAEPYTLDRQRIGIFVLLFIGILFIFTYLLNREYWKGIH, via the coding sequence ATGAATTGGTTAACAGGTCTCTGGAATTGGGTTGATGCCCGTCTTCCTGTGCAGCGCGCATGGGATACCCACATGGGTAAATATTACGCACCGAAGAACTTCAACTTCTGGTATTTCTTCGGTGTTCTGTCGCTGTTGGTATTGGTTAACCAGCTGGTTACCGGTATCTGGCTGACCATGAGCTACACTCCGACAGCTGAAGGCGCGTTCGCTTCAGTTGAATACATCATGCGTGATGTCGACTACGGCTGGTTGCTGCGTTACATGCACTCCACCGGTGCCTCTGCTTTCTTCGTCGTTGTTTACCTTCACATGTTCCGCGGCTTGCTGTACGGCTCTTACAAAGCGCCTCGCGAGCTGGTGTGGATTTTCGGTATGACCATTTATCTGGTGCTGATGGCAGAAGCCTTTATGGGCTACGTATTGCCATGGGGACAAATGTCCTATTGGGGCGCCCAGGTGATTGTTTCGCTGTTCGGTGCTATCCCGGTTGTCGGTGATGAACTGGTACAGTGGATTCGCGGTGACTATCTGATCTCCGGTATTACCCTGAACCGTTTCTTTGCTCTGCACGTAGTGGCCATGCCGATCGTGTTGCTGGCGCTGGTTGTGCTGCACTTGCTGGCACTGCACGAAGTGGGTTCCAACAACCCTGACGGTATCGAAATCAAAAAGAACAAAGATGAAAACGGCATCCCGCGTGATGGCGTACCTTTCCATCCGTTCTACACCGTGCATGACCTGGTGGGTATCAGCGTATTCCTGTTCGTATTCTGTTTCGTTATTTTCTTCATGCCGGAAATGGGCGGTTTCTTCCTGGAATACGCCAACTTCGAAGAAGCAAATAACCTGAAGACGCCTGAGCACATTGCGCCGGTATGGTACTTCACACCTTTCTACGCCATTTTGCGTGCTGTTAACTTTGATCTGGGCCCACTGGATTCCAAGTTCCTGGGCTTGATTGCGATGGGTGCTGCGATTGCGATTCTGTTCGTGTTGCCATGGCTCGACAAAAGCCCGGTTAAATCCATGCGTTACAAAGGCAACTTCAGCCGTATTGCGCTGCTGGTGTTTGCTGCTTCCTTCGTGATTCTGGGTTACCTCGGCGTGAAATCACCTACCGATGGCCGTACAATTCTGGCGCAAATCTGTACTGTGATTTACTTTGCCTACTTCATTGGCATGCCTTTCTGGACTGCGCGTGAAAAAACGCTGCCAGAACCAAAACGTGTACAAACCAAAGGCTTGCCGTTGTATATGACGCTGGGCGGGTTGGTGCTCTTCCTGGTGATGGTTATCCTGCCGATCAAAGCAGTAGGTGCAGAAGGTCATTTCAAGTGTGGTGCCATTGAGTGTGATGAAATGGTTCCGGATTTAACCAATCAGGAATCCTTGCAGCGCGGCGCCAAGTACTTTGTTAACTACTGCATGGGCTGTCACTCCGCACGTTTCTCACGTTACGAGCGCGTTGCTGATGACCTGGGTATCCCGCACGAGCTGATGACTGAAAACCTGATCTTTACCGATCAGCGTATCGGTGATCTGATGCAGATCAGTATGCGTCCTGCGCAGGCAAAAATGTGGTTCGGTGCTGCACCGCCTGATTTGAGCCTGGTTGCCCGTTCGCGTTCTCCGGAGTGGTTGTACACTTACCTGCGTAACTTCTACGAAGATCCGACCCGTCCGCTGGGCGTTAACAACCGGGTGTTTGCCAACGTAGGTATGCCGCACGTCATGATCGGTCTGCAAGGTCTGTTGCAGTGCGGTCCTGGTCCAAAACTGGCTCCGGGCGGCGGTGTTCTGCGTGATAACCTGGGTAACCCGGAAATTGACGAGCATTGCGGTGCACTGGTTCAGGGTTCTATCAAAGGCAGCATGAATACGGCGGAATTTGATCGTGCGGTATACGATCTGGTCAACTTCCTGGAGTATGTGGCTGAGCCTTACACGCTGGATCGTCAGCGCATTGGTATCTTCGTGCTGCTCTTCATTGGTATATTGTTCATCTTCACGTACCTGCTTAATCGCGAGTACTGGAAGGGTATTCATTAA
- a CDS encoding ClpXP protease specificity-enhancing factor, translated as MSMTSSRPYLVRALYEWIVDNEVTPHILVDAHYPETHVPQQHVNKDGHIILNISPSALRDFYMGPDSIAFNARFGGVPFDLFIPYGAVLGIYARENGQGMMFEAEPAPKSPSPSPVSPAPAPATVTDIGSGSKPRKGGLRVIK; from the coding sequence ATGTCCATGACTTCCAGTCGTCCTTATCTGGTTCGCGCACTTTATGAGTGGATTGTTGATAATGAAGTAACACCGCATATTCTGGTCGATGCGCATTACCCGGAAACCCACGTGCCACAACAGCACGTCAATAAAGATGGCCACATCATCCTGAATATTTCCCCCTCTGCCTTGCGGGATTTTTACATGGGGCCAGACTCCATCGCATTTAATGCCCGCTTTGGTGGTGTTCCCTTTGATCTGTTTATTCCTTACGGCGCGGTGCTGGGCATTTACGCCCGCGAAAATGGCCAGGGAATGATGTTTGAGGCTGAGCCGGCACCGAAGTCGCCATCCCCCAGCCCGGTTTCGCCGGCACCTGCGCCCGCTACGGTAACTGACATTGGCAGTGGCTCCAAACCGCGGAAGGGCGGCCTGCGAGTGATAAAGTAG
- the petA gene encoding ubiquinol-cytochrome c reductase iron-sulfur subunit, translating to MSNDVVNITRRRVLTAATTLVGAVGAVGVAVPFVGSWNPSAKARAAGAPVKANIGKIEPGQMITVEWRGKPVYIVRRTREALDGLAKTVDLVRDPESTTPQQPDYAKNQYRSIKDEFLILVGLCTHLGCAPMYRPDVGAVDLGGSDWQGGFFCPCHGSKFDLAGRVFKGVPAPINLEVPKHIYESDSVVVIGEDQGA from the coding sequence ATGAGTAATGACGTAGTAAATATTACACGCCGTCGGGTGCTGACTGCCGCTACCACTCTGGTAGGTGCAGTAGGTGCTGTTGGTGTGGCTGTTCCTTTTGTGGGTTCCTGGAACCCAAGCGCCAAAGCCAGAGCGGCAGGAGCTCCGGTAAAAGCCAATATCGGTAAGATTGAGCCAGGGCAGATGATCACTGTCGAATGGCGCGGAAAGCCGGTGTATATCGTTCGACGCACGCGTGAGGCTCTTGATGGCCTTGCAAAAACTGTTGATCTTGTTCGTGATCCGGAATCAACCACTCCCCAGCAACCCGATTATGCCAAAAACCAGTACCGTTCTATCAAGGACGAGTTTCTGATTCTGGTTGGTTTGTGTACCCACCTCGGTTGTGCGCCTATGTACCGTCCGGATGTGGGTGCTGTTGATCTCGGTGGCTCTGATTGGCAGGGCGGTTTCTTCTGTCCATGTCACGGTTCCAAATTCGATCTTGCCGGACGCGTATTCAAAGGCGTACCAGCTCCGATTAACCTTGAAGTGCCGAAACACATCTATGAAAGCGATAGTGTTGTAGTCATCGGCGAAGATCAGGGGGCGTAA
- the rpsI gene encoding 30S ribosomal protein S9, whose product MSATQFYGTGRRKTSTARVFITAGTGVITVNDRPLDEYFGRPVARMVVRQALENVGLVDKFDVKVTVSGGGSFGQAGAIRHGLTRALMDYDESLRPSLRKAGFVTRDSREVERKKVGLRKARKKPQFSKR is encoded by the coding sequence ATGTCTGCAACACAATTCTACGGCACAGGTCGCCGCAAGACCTCAACTGCTCGTGTGTTCATCACTGCAGGTACTGGCGTTATCACCGTAAATGATCGTCCTCTGGATGAGTATTTCGGTCGTCCGGTAGCGCGCATGGTTGTTCGCCAGGCGTTGGAAAACGTTGGTCTGGTTGACAAGTTCGACGTTAAAGTCACCGTAAGTGGTGGCGGCAGCTTCGGTCAGGCAGGCGCTATTCGTCACGGTCTGACCCGTGCACTGATGGATTACGACGAGTCTCTGCGTCCGTCTCTGCGTAAAGCCGGCTTTGTTACTCGCGACTCTCGTGAAGTTGAGCGTAAGAAAGTGGGTCTGCGTAAAGCACGTAAGAAGCCGCAGTTCTCCAAGCGTTAA
- a CDS encoding glutathione S-transferase N-terminal domain-containing protein — translation MNNKRSAMTLYSDSNSHASHRVRIVLAEKGIAVDVMATSPEKLPAFLLDLNPYNTLPILLDRDDLVLFEPRVIMEYLDERFPHPPLLPVYPVARAKSRLWIYRLDKEWAPWVDTLLGKSPPAAVEKARSEFKSSLVAVAPVFAEKPFFLSDEFSLMDCCLAPILWRLPLMGIELENNAHNRPLLEYMQRVFARDTFQAGLSDEERLMRS, via the coding sequence ATGAATAACAAACGCTCTGCAATGACGCTTTATTCCGATAGCAATTCGCACGCCAGCCATCGGGTCCGGATTGTTCTGGCTGAAAAAGGCATTGCGGTCGATGTTATGGCGACATCACCTGAAAAATTGCCTGCCTTCCTGCTGGATTTAAACCCCTATAACACCCTGCCCATCTTGCTCGACCGTGACGATCTGGTTCTTTTTGAGCCGCGGGTGATTATGGAGTATCTTGATGAGCGTTTTCCGCATCCGCCGCTATTGCCGGTGTATCCGGTAGCGCGAGCGAAAAGCCGTTTGTGGATTTACCGTCTCGACAAGGAATGGGCGCCCTGGGTGGATACACTGCTGGGCAAATCGCCGCCTGCTGCGGTAGAAAAAGCGCGCAGTGAATTTAAAAGCAGCCTGGTTGCTGTTGCACCGGTATTTGCTGAAAAGCCGTTTTTTCTCAGCGACGAGTTCTCGTTGATGGATTGTTGTCTGGCGCCGATCTTGTGGCGTTTGCCGCTGATGGGCATAGAGCTGGAAAATAACGCGCACAACCGGCCATTGCTGGAGTATATGCAGCGGGTATTTGCCCGTGATACGTTTCAAGCCGGTTTGTCGGATGAAGAGCGTTTAATGCGCTCATAA
- a CDS encoding ABC transporter permease subunit, with protein MMDSQSEPAAALPDASQRARLRRTRLLRDILARIGVSLAGFAVIGSLALIIIYMFYQAAPAFQAPAVTVTAHTAAQADEPARLALLQPRQSSHALIVNAAGEVDVFDPVSAKKIQQLSLLSDEALLTSATMSVTAGSWLAAGFADGYIQLLQVIPALTAQPGTTPVKTLFPDKKGYLLDLQGAAIHSLAVRATGDQLFAVAATQDHRLLLAAFELTKQPDESFTVQASQVISLPTLESGALPHKLHLSRNGDYAVVADDQGYLNLLDLRNWQVPQQAARVRATSTSINALQGLPGDISLITGDALGQLLQWFVVTTPEGEMTLQPVREFEAMPGSVTAITAESARRGFLVADNKGYFGIYYVSSVAALLQKKIPLSGSISQISMSADNQRALLATDQGDLVRLHIRNTHPDVSLSSLWQKTHHEGRASPDYVWQATSTDDTYDAKMSLVPLTVGTLKAALYAMLFAIPLGVMAAIYTACFMHPRHRERVKPAIEMMEALPTVIIGFLAGIWFAPVIEQHLVLFFTLLVVMPTGFILFGFVFSLLPAGLHERLSRGREALLLLLPLVVLSLFCVAIAPLIEQLFFAGDMRIWLSAQGMDYQQRNALVIGVAMGFAIIPTVFTLSEEALFSVPRHLSQGSMALGATAWQTLYYVVLPTASAGILSAIMLGFGRAIGETMIILMASSNSPLVNLNLFEGFRGLTSTLAVELPEAASGSSHFRVLFIAALVLLVLTFAVNTIAELIRQRIRKQYKNL; from the coding sequence ATGATGGACAGCCAATCGGAGCCGGCAGCTGCTTTACCCGATGCATCGCAGCGGGCGCGTTTGCGCCGTACCCGTTTATTGAGGGATATTCTGGCCCGCATCGGGGTTTCCCTCGCCGGGTTTGCGGTGATCGGTTCGCTGGCGCTGATTATTATCTACATGTTTTATCAGGCCGCTCCGGCTTTTCAGGCACCGGCGGTGACCGTTACCGCCCATACGGCAGCTCAGGCGGACGAGCCTGCCAGGTTGGCACTGCTTCAGCCGCGTCAATCAAGCCATGCATTGATCGTCAATGCGGCGGGTGAGGTCGATGTATTTGATCCTGTTTCGGCAAAAAAAATTCAGCAGCTGTCGTTATTGTCTGACGAGGCGCTATTAACCAGTGCGACTATGTCAGTAACAGCGGGTTCCTGGTTGGCGGCAGGGTTTGCAGATGGCTATATCCAATTGCTTCAGGTGATTCCTGCGCTGACCGCGCAACCTGGTACCACGCCGGTAAAAACGTTATTCCCGGACAAAAAAGGTTATTTGTTAGACCTGCAGGGCGCAGCGATTCATTCGCTGGCGGTGCGGGCGACCGGCGATCAACTGTTTGCGGTGGCCGCCACGCAGGACCACCGATTATTGTTGGCCGCGTTTGAACTCACCAAACAGCCCGACGAAAGTTTTACCGTCCAGGCCAGCCAGGTAATATCCCTCCCGACGTTGGAATCCGGCGCTTTGCCGCACAAGCTGCACCTGTCGCGAAACGGTGATTATGCGGTGGTGGCTGACGATCAGGGTTATTTGAATTTGCTGGATTTACGCAATTGGCAGGTACCGCAACAGGCGGCGCGGGTGAGGGCGACCAGCACCAGCATCAATGCCTTGCAAGGTTTGCCGGGGGATATATCGCTCATTACCGGCGATGCGCTCGGGCAGCTTTTGCAGTGGTTTGTGGTAACAACGCCCGAAGGCGAGATGACGCTGCAGCCGGTGCGTGAATTTGAAGCCATGCCGGGCAGCGTTACTGCGATTACTGCTGAATCGGCTCGCCGAGGCTTTCTGGTTGCGGACAACAAAGGTTATTTCGGCATTTACTATGTGTCTTCCGTGGCGGCGTTGTTGCAAAAAAAAATTCCGCTGAGTGGAAGCATCAGCCAGATTTCCATGTCGGCAGACAACCAGCGCGCTTTGTTGGCGACAGATCAGGGCGATCTGGTGCGCTTGCATATCCGCAATACCCACCCGGACGTTTCGCTCTCTTCGCTCTGGCAAAAAACACATCATGAAGGTCGTGCCTCGCCGGATTATGTCTGGCAAGCAACCTCCACCGATGATACCTACGATGCAAAAATGAGTCTGGTGCCGTTAACGGTAGGCACCTTGAAAGCCGCACTTTACGCCATGTTGTTTGCTATTCCGCTCGGTGTGATGGCTGCCATTTACACCGCTTGCTTTATGCATCCACGTCATCGTGAACGCGTAAAACCGGCTATTGAAATGATGGAAGCCTTGCCAACGGTGATTATCGGTTTTCTGGCGGGCATCTGGTTCGCGCCGGTTATTGAGCAGCATCTGGTGCTGTTTTTCACTTTGCTGGTGGTGATGCCGACGGGGTTTATTCTCTTCGGCTTTGTTTTTTCGCTACTGCCAGCCGGTTTGCACGAGCGCTTGTCCCGTGGTCGTGAAGCATTATTACTTTTGCTACCGCTGGTCGTGTTATCGCTGTTTTGTGTCGCCATTGCGCCGCTGATCGAGCAGCTGTTTTTTGCGGGCGACATGCGTATATGGTTATCGGCGCAAGGCATGGATTATCAACAACGCAATGCCCTGGTGATTGGTGTCGCGATGGGTTTCGCGATTATTCCCACCGTATTTACCTTATCCGAAGAAGCTTTGTTCAGTGTGCCCCGGCATTTATCCCAGGGTTCAATGGCGTTGGGCGCAACCGCCTGGCAAACCTTGTATTACGTGGTGCTGCCAACCGCCAGTGCCGGTATTCTTTCTGCCATTATGCTGGGCTTTGGTCGTGCCATCGGTGAAACCATGATTATTTTAATGGCTTCCAGTAACAGTCCGCTGGTCAATTTAAATCTCTTCGAAGGCTTTCGTGGTTTAACCTCAACACTGGCGGTTGAATTGCCGGAAGCGGCTTCCGGGAGCAGTCATTTCCGGGTTTTATTTATAGCGGCGTTGGTTTTATTGGTGCTGACCTTTGCGGTAAACACGATTGCGGAGTTGATTCGTCAGCGTATTCGCAAGCAGTATAAAAATCTTTAA
- a CDS encoding PstS family phosphate ABC transporter substrate-binding protein — translation MLQQFLRVLILCGFAAGSFAGAQPSDSSEYQPVSGIGGTLNSMGSDSLNNLLILWSEAFQRYYPAVNIQVQGTGSSIAPTALLEGTANLGPMSREMRATEKEIFASRYGYYPTAIPVALDVIAVYVHRNNPLTKLSMTQLDAIFSVSRRCGQAADIRFWGDLGLEGSWAKRDFERYSRHTVSGTYGFFKNTALCGGDFKADINEMPGSASVVNGVAGSINGIGYAGIGFKSAGVKSLAIDVAGKALLPNRENARSGSYPLVRTLYLYVNRHPDHPLSALETEFLKLIFSQEGQDIIAQDGYIPLPSEQLQQVRHTLGFAAEH, via the coding sequence ATGCTCCAACAGTTTTTGCGGGTTCTTATTTTATGCGGGTTTGCGGCTGGTTCATTTGCAGGGGCGCAGCCATCAGATTCGTCTGAATATCAGCCCGTGTCCGGGATTGGAGGCACCCTGAATAGCATGGGTTCCGACTCCCTGAATAATTTATTAATTCTCTGGAGCGAAGCCTTTCAGCGCTATTATCCGGCGGTCAATATACAGGTGCAGGGCACCGGTTCATCCATTGCACCCACCGCGTTGCTCGAAGGAACGGCCAATCTGGGGCCGATGAGTCGGGAAATGCGCGCCACTGAAAAAGAGATTTTTGCATCCCGCTATGGCTACTACCCAACGGCAATTCCTGTCGCTTTGGATGTGATTGCCGTTTATGTGCACAGGAACAACCCGCTGACAAAGTTAAGCATGACGCAGCTGGACGCCATTTTTTCGGTATCCCGCCGGTGTGGGCAAGCTGCTGATATTCGCTTCTGGGGTGATCTTGGTCTGGAAGGTTCCTGGGCAAAACGCGATTTTGAGCGTTACAGCCGACATACCGTCTCCGGCACTTACGGATTTTTCAAAAATACTGCACTCTGTGGTGGTGACTTTAAAGCGGATATCAATGAAATGCCGGGGTCTGCCTCGGTAGTGAATGGTGTTGCCGGTTCCATCAATGGCATTGGCTACGCCGGTATTGGATTCAAAAGTGCCGGGGTGAAGTCGCTGGCGATTGATGTAGCCGGGAAGGCACTGCTGCCCAACCGCGAAAACGCCCGGTCCGGCAGTTATCCGCTGGTGCGAACGCTCTATCTTTACGTGAATCGTCATCCCGATCATCCTTTATCGGCGTTGGAAACCGAATTTTTAAAACTGATCTTTTCACAGGAAGGTCAGGATATTATTGCGCAGGATGGTTATATTCCGTTGCCGTCAGAACAGCTGCAACAAGTGCGTCATACGCTTGGCTTTGCTGCGGAACATTAA
- the pstA gene encoding phosphate ABC transporter permease PstA, whose product MKTKIGKRWLSWYRSGSPWVWLNAGAVTLCMLMVFGLIAVIAVRGFGHFWTPALLQVTWTDESGSAETLLGRVLAREKIADHLRTGDGNNIKNNKPIQVLLGTANRDLASDTYRWLPEELLHAATVPADALIIERNRRGDFYGYPVALVHQGEVVLAAADEKFSEELTNYLQRYRLLQKQLHELERKQLAPLSEAMQTLAQQQNVVDKNGANASAVYRQQESEEQHAVFQQEYDSLYQQRAHWLAELSKDGLQVRTASGDELEIPLADILRVTWPNRMSLADRITDYTEKFVLFVSSAPRDANTAGGIFPAIFGTVVMVLVMSVLVTPFGVLAAIFLHEYARQGWFVRLVRISVYNLAGVPSIVYGIFGLGFFVYIVGGSIDRLFYESSLPAPVFGTPGLFWAALTMALLTLPVVIVSTEEGLSRIPVSIRHGSFALGATRTETIWKVVVPLATPAMMTGLILAVARAAGEVAPLMLVGVVKLAPALPIDGSFPYVHLDRKIMHLGYHIYDSGFQSANSDGTRSLVYASCLVLLLLIVMLNMTAIRIRNNLRRKYRDALE is encoded by the coding sequence TTGAAAACGAAGATCGGCAAACGATGGTTATCCTGGTATCGCAGCGGTTCACCCTGGGTGTGGTTGAATGCCGGTGCGGTGACCCTGTGCATGCTGATGGTTTTCGGTTTGATTGCGGTCATTGCCGTGCGCGGCTTTGGTCATTTCTGGACGCCCGCATTACTGCAAGTAACCTGGACCGATGAAAGTGGCAGCGCAGAAACACTGCTGGGGCGTGTGCTTGCCAGAGAAAAAATCGCAGATCACCTCCGTACGGGTGATGGCAACAACATAAAAAATAACAAGCCAATCCAGGTGCTTCTCGGTACCGCTAACCGTGACCTCGCCAGCGACACCTATCGCTGGTTGCCGGAAGAACTGTTGCACGCAGCCACTGTACCCGCGGATGCGCTGATTATAGAGCGAAATCGTCGAGGGGATTTTTACGGTTACCCGGTCGCACTTGTGCACCAGGGCGAGGTGGTACTTGCCGCTGCCGATGAAAAATTTTCTGAAGAGCTCACAAATTATTTGCAGCGCTACCGGTTATTGCAAAAACAACTGCATGAGCTGGAAAGAAAACAACTGGCGCCGCTCAGCGAAGCCATGCAAACCTTGGCGCAGCAACAAAATGTGGTTGATAAAAACGGGGCGAATGCGTCGGCCGTTTATCGCCAGCAGGAGAGTGAAGAGCAGCATGCAGTTTTTCAACAGGAATATGATTCGCTCTACCAGCAACGGGCGCATTGGCTCGCTGAACTGTCAAAAGACGGCTTGCAGGTGCGCACCGCCAGTGGCGACGAGTTGGAAATTCCGCTGGCAGATATCCTGCGTGTAACCTGGCCGAATCGCATGTCGTTGGCCGACCGTATTACTGACTACACAGAAAAGTTTGTGCTGTTTGTTTCATCCGCACCGCGCGATGCCAATACCGCTGGCGGAATTTTTCCGGCCATATTCGGCACTGTCGTCATGGTGTTGGTGATGTCGGTACTGGTCACACCTTTTGGTGTGCTGGCCGCAATATTTTTGCACGAGTATGCCCGGCAGGGCTGGTTTGTCCGGCTGGTGCGCATCTCGGTGTATAACCTCGCCGGGGTGCCATCCATTGTGTACGGCATATTCGGTCTGGGATTTTTTGTCTATATCGTCGGTGGCAGTATTGATCGGCTCTTTTACGAATCTTCATTACCGGCGCCGGTATTTGGCACGCCCGGACTTTTTTGGGCGGCATTGACCATGGCGTTGTTAACCTTGCCGGTGGTTATTGTGTCTACCGAAGAAGGGTTGTCGCGTATCCCGGTGAGCATTCGTCACGGCAGTTTTGCACTGGGTGCTACGCGCACCGAAACTATCTGGAAAGTGGTTGTGCCGCTGGCAACACCGGCGATGATGACCGGGTTGATTCTCGCCGTGGCGCGGGCTGCTGGCGAGGTGGCACCGCTGATGCTGGTGGGTGTAGTCAAATTGGCGCCAGCCTTGCCGATTGATGGCAGTTTTCCCTATGTGCACCTGGATCGGAAAATCATGCATCTCGGCTATCATATTTATGACAGCGGTTTTCAAAGTGCCAATAGTGATGGCACTCGCTCACTGGTCTATGCCTCGTGTCTGGTGCTGCTGTTATTGATTGTAATGCTGAATATGACCGCCATTCGTATCCGTAATAATTTGCGGCGAAAATACCGCGACGCCTTGGAATAA
- the rplM gene encoding 50S ribosomal protein L13 produces MKTYVAKPESVVHDWFVVDASGKTLGRISAEIASRLRGKHKPEYTPHVDTGDYIVVINAEKVRVTGKKTTDKIYYHHTGFVGGIKSISFEKLIQKAPERTIQIAVKGMLPKGPLGRAMFKKLKVYAGNEHPHAAQQPQVLDI; encoded by the coding sequence ATGAAGACTTACGTTGCCAAACCGGAATCCGTCGTTCACGACTGGTTCGTTGTAGATGCGTCGGGTAAAACCCTCGGCCGTATCTCAGCAGAAATTGCTTCGCGCTTGCGTGGCAAACACAAGCCTGAATACACCCCGCACGTTGATACCGGCGATTATATCGTTGTAATCAATGCGGAAAAGGTGCGTGTCACTGGTAAAAAAACCACTGACAAAATTTACTATCACCACACCGGTTTTGTGGGCGGTATTAAATCTATCAGCTTTGAAAAGCTGATTCAGAAAGCACCTGAGCGTACCATCCAGATCGCCGTAAAAGGCATGTTGCCGAAAGGTCCTCTGGGTCGTGCGATGTTCAAGAAATTGAAAGTGTACGCAGGTAATGAGCATCCGCATGCTGCTCAGCAACCTCAAGTATTAGATATTTAA
- a CDS encoding Yip1 family protein produces the protein MAMLQHTVGVFINPDKEWQRIRDERHSYLQVYLVHTPLLALIPVIAAWFGVTQVGWSVGSGGVVKLTSESALWLCIGAYFAQLGVIYALGEYIHWMSRSFGVSGDRAQRHYGSMAMAVYSAAPLMVAGLALVYPHLWLVASVFLIAGAYSVYLVYEGIPILMNIPKERGFIYSSSVITVALVLAVVVLAGTVIVWGMGLGPIYTH, from the coding sequence ATGGCCATGCTGCAACATACCGTGGGTGTGTTTATCAATCCTGACAAAGAATGGCAGCGCATTCGCGACGAGCGCCATTCTTACCTTCAAGTCTATCTGGTGCATACCCCCCTGTTGGCACTGATCCCGGTGATTGCGGCCTGGTTCGGCGTAACCCAGGTTGGCTGGAGTGTTGGCAGCGGCGGGGTGGTCAAGTTAACCTCTGAAAGTGCGCTCTGGTTGTGTATTGGTGCTTACTTTGCCCAGCTGGGTGTTATTTATGCGCTTGGCGAATACATTCACTGGATGTCGCGCAGCTTCGGGGTTTCCGGAGACAGGGCGCAGCGGCATTATGGCAGCATGGCGATGGCGGTTTATTCTGCCGCGCCGCTGATGGTTGCCGGATTGGCACTGGTTTATCCGCACTTATGGCTGGTCGCCAGTGTGTTTCTTATCGCCGGCGCCTACTCGGTTTATCTGGTTTATGAGGGCATCCCCATATTGATGAATATCCCCAAAGAACGGGGTTTTATCTATTCGAGTTCGGTAATCACCGTCGCTCTGGTGCTGGCCGTGGTGGTATTGGCGGGTACGGTTATTGTGTGGGGAATGGGGCTGGGGCCTATCTATACGCACTAA